CGCGAGATGACGTGGGATCTCATCGCCGGCGGCCCGGGCGAGGACCTCGCCTTTCTCGGTCTCGTCCTCGACGCCGTCTACCGCCGCTTCCGGATCGATCCCGCGCGCCAGGCGCTCATCGGCTTCTCCGACGGCGCCAGCTACGGGCTCGGAATCGCGCTCTCCAACCCGCGCATCTTCGCGGCCGTGATGGCCTGGGCGGCGGGGTTCCTCGCGATCGACGCGCAGAACCTCCGCGCCGACGACCCGAAGCCGCGCGTCTTTCTCGAGTACGGCACGCACGACCAGCTCTTCCCGTTCGAGCACGTCGCCCTGCCGATGCGCGACACGCTCACGCGGCTCGGCTACCCGCTCGAGTTCCGCGTCGACGAGGGTGGCATCCACTGGCCGCGCGCCGGCTTCATGGGAGACGCGCTCGACTGGTTTCTCGGCGCCGCGGCGTGAGCCGTCTGGACAGGGACACCCGCGCCGTCGTAAGCCGCGACATGCCCGACGATCTCCCCCGGCTCGACGCCGTCGCCCAGGCCGAGCTCGTGCGTACGAAGAAGGCGAGTCCGCTCGAGCTGGTCGACGCGGCGATCGCGCGCGTCGAGCGGGTGAACCCGAAGCTGAACGCCGTGATCCACCCGCTGTTCGATCAGGCGCGCGCGCTCGCGCGATCGCCGGCGCTGCCCCAAGGCCCGCTGCGCGGCGTGCCGTTTCTGGCCAAGGACCTCTTCGGGCACACCGAGGGCGATCCGATGCACGGCGGGACGCGGTTCCTGCGCGACATGGACTTCCGTGCGCCGCACGATTCCTACCTCGGCGCGAAGTTCCGTCGCGCCGGCCTCGTGACGATCGGGCGCACGAACGTGCCGGAGCTGGGCATCCTGCCGACGACCGAGCCCGACGCGTACGGGCCCACACGCAACCCGTGGAACCCGGCGCACTCGACGGGCGGATCGAGCGGCGGATCGGCGGCGGCCGTGGCCGCGGGCCTCGTGCCCGCGGCGCACGCCAACGACGGCGGCGGGTCGATCCGCATTCCGGCGAGCGAGTGCGGCCTCGTCGGCTTGAAGCCGTCGCGCGGGCGCACGTCGTTCGGCCCCGACATGGGAGAAGGCGTCGGCGGGCTGGCCGTCGAGGGCGTCGTCACCCGAACGGTGCGCGACACCGCGGCGCTCATCGACGCCGTCCACGGGTACATGCCGGGCGATCCGTACACCGCGCCGGCGCCGGCGCGTCCGTATCGCGACGAGGTCGGTGCCGCGCCGGGGCGTCTTCGCGTCGGTCTCATGACCGGCTCGCCGGCGGGCGCGACGCCGGTGCACGCCGAGTGCGTCGCCGCCGCGACCCGCGCCGCGCGCCTGCTCGGCGACCTCGGCCACACGGTCGAAGACGCGCACCCCGTCGCGCTCGACGATCTCGAGGTGGCGCGCCACTTCTCGGTCATGTACGCCGTGCAGCTCGTCGGTACGCTCGGTGGCATCGAGCGCATCATCGGTCGCACGCTCACGGCGGCGGACCTCGATCCGCTCAACTGGGCGATGATCGAGCTGGGTCGTCTCATCCCGGTCGGACAGTACTTCGAGACCGAGGAGTGGATGGCGGGCTTCACGCGGCGGCTGGCAGCGTGGTGGACCGAGGGGTTCGATCTGCTGCTCACGCCGACGCTGCCGGACCCGCCCCCG
The nucleotide sequence above comes from Candidatus Eisenbacteria bacterium. Encoded proteins:
- a CDS encoding alpha/beta hydrolase-fold protein — its product is MNSLALKAAFAEPEGPPAGGGLGRITHGEHAAYVLAPTTPDPDRAYPLVVVLHGAGRQDEMIARGLKDEPDRRHAVFVVPRSREMTWDLIAGGPGEDLAFLGLVLDAVYRRFRIDPARQALIGFSDGASYGLGIALSNPRIFAAVMAWAAGFLAIDAQNLRADDPKPRVFLEYGTHDQLFPFEHVALPMRDTLTRLGYPLEFRVDEGGIHWPRAGFMGDALDWFLGAAA
- a CDS encoding amidase, whose product is MPDDLPRLDAVAQAELVRTKKASPLELVDAAIARVERVNPKLNAVIHPLFDQARALARSPALPQGPLRGVPFLAKDLFGHTEGDPMHGGTRFLRDMDFRAPHDSYLGAKFRRAGLVTIGRTNVPELGILPTTEPDAYGPTRNPWNPAHSTGGSSGGSAAAVAAGLVPAAHANDGGGSIRIPASECGLVGLKPSRGRTSFGPDMGEGVGGLAVEGVVTRTVRDTAALIDAVHGYMPGDPYTAPAPARPYRDEVGAAPGRLRVGLMTGSPAGATPVHAECVAAATRAARLLGDLGHTVEDAHPVALDDLEVARHFSVMYAVQLVGTLGGIERIIGRTLTAADLDPLNWAMIELGRLIPVGQYFETEEWMAGFTRRLAAWWTEGFDLLLTPTLPDPPPPLGHFSPDPENPTVAGLRAGAFACFTSPFNMSGQPAISLPLHWTPDGLPVGVQLVAAYGREDVLLRVAAQLEQAAPWIDRRPPIHA